From a region of the Methanothrix sp. genome:
- a CDS encoding MogA/MoaB family molybdenum cofactor biosynthesis protein, whose amino-acid sequence MIIDSITVSTSRFTRYGSVSRPDDAEDVSGKRIVERITASGHDFRYRLIPDGIMPVRLALLESIERNSDAVIFCGGTGLAPGDLTIEAIEPLVEKGIPGFGEIFRLKSLEQVGTRAMLTRASAGLIRGVPVFAIPGSPAAASLGIELILQELEHILQHARGR is encoded by the coding sequence ATGATCATCGATTCTATCACAGTCAGCACCTCGCGCTTCACACGGTACGGCTCTGTATCCAGGCCTGATGATGCTGAGGATGTTTCCGGGAAGAGGATAGTCGAGAGGATAACTGCATCAGGCCATGATTTCAGATACAGGCTGATTCCAGATGGCATCATGCCGGTGCGCCTGGCGCTGCTCGAGAGCATCGAGCGGAACAGCGATGCTGTGATATTCTGCGGGGGAACCGGCCTGGCACCGGGCGACCTCACAATAGAGGCGATAGAGCCGCTTGTTGAGAAGGGCATTCCAGGGTTTGGAGAGATCTTCAGGCTGAAGAGCCTGGAGCAGGTCGGCACACGGGCGATGCTCACAAGGGCATCAGCCGGTCTGATAAGAGGCGTACCTGTATTTGCCATACCGGGATCTCCCGCTGCTGCATCCCTCGGGATCGAGCTCATCCTGCAGGAGCTTGAGCACATACTGCAGCATGCCCGAGGCAGATGA
- a CDS encoding MTH1187 family thiamine-binding protein, with translation MIVAEFSVVPMGAGTSAGRYIRAVHEMLKSSGIKFVPGAMSTAIEAESIEQVCMIVERANKILTDMEVQRVITTVTIDYRLDKEISIDTKLKALERRP, from the coding sequence ATGATAGTTGCTGAGTTCAGCGTGGTACCCATGGGCGCGGGCACAAGCGCCGGCAGGTACATCCGTGCGGTGCATGAGATGCTGAAAAGCTCGGGCATAAAATTCGTGCCTGGTGCGATGTCCACAGCAATAGAGGCGGAGTCGATCGAGCAGGTCTGCATGATCGTTGAGAGGGCGAACAAGATACTGACAGACATGGAGGTGCAGAGGGTGATAACCACTGTGACAATAGACTACAGGCTGGACAAGGAGATATCAATAGACACGAAGCTGAAGGCGCTGGAGAGGAGACCGTAA
- a CDS encoding sodium:solute symporter family protein: MDFNMALILGLYLVGLLAIGAWASRKIRSSEDFIVAGRNLGFWLLTLMIVASICSGMTILGTSGLGYIGGWPTIWEQIFVPLSAAFVILVYGTKLHAISERMGYITIQDYLAQRFYSQRGLRGLSAVAGILVSLIYLVGQYVAISMVLSWMLKISYTDALLIGAIIVMIYTIMGGLYAIAWVSLVQGLLIIIGVLAVSPFIIQSAGGLTHVNSVLAGIDPNYVRIWYPQMHPPYAKYAFMTPMYLVSFFFLLTFGLASAPHVINNVLSARSQKFFKWSPLAAFVLYLIVMYLVKISGFASRAMVEEGMIALPTNVSNAQDYAFVVAAMHIFPTIAGPLVAVIVLSAVMSTTDRLMLTIGSYVGWDIYKMFFNKKASDRSITLVSRIAIVLSVILTLILAWRKPPELLAFLIWMGIGIMLATFVVPILAGLYWRRATREGAIASMSLGLIGALVAGWYHWFVSPLPVHFSFYGFILSIASMVVVSLLTRSPPVDVLDTTMTGLYIRPKSKR, encoded by the coding sequence ATGGACTTCAATATGGCACTCATTCTTGGGCTGTATCTGGTGGGGCTTCTCGCCATAGGAGCATGGGCTTCGAGGAAGATAAGATCCTCTGAGGACTTCATTGTCGCAGGAAGGAACCTGGGCTTCTGGCTGCTCACGCTGATGATAGTGGCGAGCATATGCAGCGGTATGACGATCCTCGGGACAAGCGGCCTGGGGTACATCGGAGGATGGCCGACGATCTGGGAGCAGATCTTCGTGCCGCTGAGCGCTGCCTTCGTCATCCTGGTGTACGGAACGAAGCTCCATGCGATCTCCGAACGGATGGGATACATCACCATACAGGACTACCTTGCGCAGAGGTTCTACAGCCAGCGCGGGCTGCGCGGGCTTTCTGCGGTGGCCGGTATACTTGTATCGCTGATATATCTGGTGGGGCAGTACGTCGCCATAAGCATGGTGCTGAGCTGGATGCTCAAGATCTCATACACAGATGCGCTGCTGATCGGAGCAATAATAGTGATGATATACACGATCATGGGCGGCCTCTACGCAATCGCCTGGGTCTCGCTTGTACAGGGGTTGCTTATAATAATAGGAGTTCTCGCGGTCTCGCCATTCATCATCCAGTCAGCAGGCGGCCTCACACATGTGAACAGCGTCCTTGCAGGAATTGACCCGAACTACGTGAGGATCTGGTACCCGCAGATGCATCCACCATATGCGAAGTACGCCTTCATGACGCCGATGTACCTGGTATCATTCTTCTTCCTGCTCACATTCGGGCTTGCGAGCGCTCCACATGTCATAAACAACGTCCTCTCGGCCAGGAGCCAGAAATTCTTCAAGTGGTCGCCGCTTGCCGCCTTCGTTCTGTACCTGATCGTGATGTACCTCGTCAAGATCTCAGGTTTCGCATCGAGGGCGATGGTGGAGGAGGGGATGATAGCGCTCCCGACAAACGTATCCAACGCGCAGGATTATGCATTTGTTGTCGCAGCGATGCACATCTTCCCCACCATCGCTGGCCCGCTGGTCGCTGTGATCGTGCTCTCCGCAGTGATGTCCACCACCGACAGGCTCATGCTCACAATAGGCAGCTATGTCGGATGGGACATCTATAAGATGTTCTTCAATAAAAAAGCCTCGGATAGAAGCATAACCCTGGTGAGCAGAATAGCTATAGTACTCTCCGTGATACTGACGCTGATCCTGGCCTGGAGGAAGCCGCCGGAGCTTCTGGCCTTCCTGATATGGATGGGTATAGGCATAATGCTCGCCACATTTGTGGTGCCGATACTTGCCGGTCTCTACTGGAGGAGGGCGACGAGGGAGGGCGCGATAGCATCGATGTCTCTTGGTCTCATAGGAGCACTTGTGGCTGGATGGTACCACTGGTTCGTATCACCTCTTCCAGTGCACTTCAGCTTCTATGGATTCATTCTATCGATAGCATCCATGGTGGTTGTGAGCCTTCTGACCAGATCGCCCCCGGTGGATGTGCTGGATACAACGATGACCGGCCTGTACATCCGTCCGAAGAGCAAGCGATAA
- a CDS encoding CDP-alcohol phosphatidyltransferase family protein, whose product MDDLRDASRSLTEPVAEIVERAGLTPNMLSALSLCFSFLAFLFYCISASDHRMLFAAAIMVMLNGTADAVDGALARRMGYADRRGDLLDHVIDRYSDVLLLSGVIFAGYVRWEIGLLAVVGVLMTSYIGTQAQAVSLRRCYGGMLGRADRLVFIIIATLANAIYPERIDGLHILGWMVLITMVLSHITAIQRFVHIWRCLGR is encoded by the coding sequence TTGGATGATCTCAGAGATGCTTCGAGATCGCTCACCGAGCCGGTGGCTGAGATAGTCGAAAGGGCGGGGCTGACCCCGAACATGCTCTCCGCTCTCTCCCTCTGCTTCTCATTTCTCGCATTTCTCTTCTACTGCATCTCAGCCTCTGATCACAGAATGCTCTTTGCAGCTGCGATCATGGTCATGCTCAACGGGACTGCAGATGCTGTGGACGGCGCGCTGGCCCGCAGGATGGGATATGCTGACCGGAGAGGGGATCTTCTAGACCATGTAATTGACAGATACTCAGATGTGCTTCTGCTATCAGGAGTGATCTTCGCCGGATATGTCCGGTGGGAGATAGGCCTTCTCGCGGTCGTAGGTGTTCTCATGACCAGCTACATCGGCACACAGGCGCAGGCCGTGAGCCTCAGGAGATGCTACGGAGGCATGCTTGGCCGGGCAGACAGGCTGGTTTTTATCATCATCGCGACGCTTGCAAACGCCATCTATCCTGAGAGAATAGATGGGCTCCACATCCTCGGCTGGATGGTGCTGATCACCATGGTGCTGAGCCACATCACAGCGATACAGCGGTTCGTACACATCTGGAGGTGCCTGGGGAGATGA
- a CDS encoding adenylate kinase family protein, whose translation MRIALTGTPGTGKTTVSRLLPFRVVALNDLIRDGMSAGFDPERECLEADMDALEERIREIERSCENEILIIEGHFAHHFADEAIVLRLHPNLLRRRLEARGYRESKIRENVEAEAIDLILVEALELCSRVHEVDTTGLSPEEVASIVTAIVKREIEMPPGGIDWLGDPEIDLG comes from the coding sequence ATGCGGATAGCGCTGACAGGCACCCCCGGGACGGGAAAGACCACGGTCTCGAGGCTCCTACCTTTCAGGGTCGTGGCTCTCAATGATCTGATAAGGGATGGGATGAGCGCAGGCTTCGACCCTGAGAGGGAGTGCCTGGAGGCAGACATGGATGCTCTTGAGGAGAGGATCAGAGAGATCGAGCGGTCGTGTGAGAATGAGATTCTGATAATCGAGGGGCATTTCGCGCATCACTTCGCAGACGAGGCGATAGTTCTCAGGCTTCATCCGAACCTGCTCCGCAGGCGTCTGGAGGCCCGCGGATACAGGGAGAGCAAGATCAGGGAGAACGTCGAGGCAGAGGCGATCGATCTGATACTGGTAGAAGCGCTTGAGCTCTGCTCCAGGGTGCACGAGGTCGACACCACAGGTCTGAGCCCGGAGGAGGTAGCGTCTATCGTAACTGCCATAGTAAAAAGAGAGATCGAGATGCCCCCTGGAGGCATCGACTGGCTGGGGGATCCGGAGATTGACCTTGGATGA
- the hisC gene encoding histidinol-phosphate transaminase has product MSLERRSRLRPVLSSLRPYVAGRGIEEISRIYGIPPERIVKLGSNENPYGPSPDVRKAIAEAPLNLYPEVDGLIESISSYTGFPESQVLIGSGMDGVIDTLSRLFLDHGVRAVIPTPTFSFYEIVTILCGGEPVFVRRSDPSELIEHLGDDRIGMVFICSPNNPTGEVMDEDVLRSVIESTEGVVFLDEAYVEFAERSMVDLVNEYENLVVGRTMSKAFGLAGVRLGYALAPEWIAEAYRKAAPPFFGVTTPAVAAGIAALGDLEHMRRSVELIKRERKLLLSEIVEASPSWGNFLYIETSERSDVITERMLRKGIIVRDCRSFRDAGDHHIRVTVGTPEQNARFLEAYREICG; this is encoded by the coding sequence ATGTCATTGGAGAGACGCTCTAGACTCAGACCTGTGCTCTCCAGCCTCAGGCCGTATGTCGCAGGCAGGGGAATCGAGGAGATCTCCAGGATCTACGGGATACCGCCTGAGAGGATCGTGAAGCTGGGGAGCAACGAGAATCCTTATGGACCGAGCCCTGATGTGAGAAAAGCGATCGCTGAGGCGCCTCTGAATCTGTATCCAGAGGTCGATGGGCTCATAGAATCGATCTCATCGTACACCGGATTTCCAGAAAGCCAGGTGCTTATTGGTTCTGGAATGGATGGGGTGATCGACACCCTCTCCCGCCTCTTCCTGGATCACGGAGTTCGCGCAGTGATCCCCACCCCGACATTCAGCTTCTACGAGATCGTCACGATCCTGTGCGGCGGAGAGCCGGTGTTTGTCAGACGATCCGATCCTTCAGAGCTGATCGAGCATCTGGGAGACGACAGAATCGGGATGGTATTCATATGCTCTCCGAACAATCCAACCGGAGAGGTCATGGACGAGGATGTGCTGCGATCGGTGATCGAGTCAACTGAAGGTGTGGTCTTCCTGGACGAGGCATACGTGGAGTTCGCGGAGAGGAGCATGGTGGATCTGGTGAACGAGTACGAGAACCTCGTTGTCGGCAGGACCATGTCGAAGGCGTTCGGCCTCGCTGGAGTTCGCCTCGGCTATGCGCTTGCTCCCGAATGGATCGCTGAGGCTTACAGAAAAGCTGCTCCGCCGTTCTTTGGAGTCACGACCCCTGCGGTTGCGGCTGGCATTGCAGCGCTGGGCGACCTGGAGCACATGCGCAGATCTGTCGAGCTCATAAAGAGAGAGAGGAAGCTGCTGCTCTCAGAGATCGTGGAGGCGAGCCCTTCGTGGGGGAACTTTCTCTACATAGAGACCTCTGAGAGGTCTGACGTCATCACAGAGAGGATGCTCCGGAAGGGCATAATAGTCAGGGACTGCAGATCGTTCAGGGATGCTGGCGATCACCACATCCGCGTGACCGTTGGAACTCCGGAGCAGAACGCGCGGTTTCTGGAGGCTTACAGGGAGATATGCGGATAG
- a CDS encoding acetylornithine transaminase codes for MSIDEIIKRESRSIFQTYTRQPVLIARGSGARVWDQDGREYIDFVAGIAVNNVGHCHPRVVEAIKRQCEILIHTSNLYYTENQVRLAEELRSLSGMDKVFFCNSGTESVEAALKLTRKATGRHEVVAATGSFHGRTLGALGLTYKQNYREPFRPLSEATFVPYNDTEALKSAVTKETAAVILEPVQGEAGVYPASNEYLRAAREICDDRGALLIFDEVQTGFGRTGRWFAKEHSGVMPDIMTLAKAIAGGLPMGAMLSTENVSGCFQRGDHASTFGGGPLVCAAALASISAIRDENLVRRSEEMGSYLRRELSRLPVSVRGVGLMVGVDIAKDARSVVDAARERGVLLNSTGEHTLRLVPPLVVTKDEIDRVVNVIGETL; via the coding sequence ATGAGCATTGATGAGATCATTAAAAGAGAATCGCGGTCGATATTTCAGACATACACAAGACAGCCCGTACTGATAGCTCGCGGCTCTGGCGCGAGGGTGTGGGACCAGGATGGCAGGGAGTACATAGACTTCGTTGCAGGCATAGCTGTTAACAACGTTGGCCACTGCCATCCGAGGGTGGTGGAGGCAATAAAGAGGCAGTGCGAGATCCTCATACACACATCGAATCTGTACTACACAGAGAACCAGGTCAGGCTTGCAGAGGAGCTGAGATCCCTGAGCGGCATGGATAAGGTCTTCTTCTGCAACTCAGGCACAGAGAGCGTGGAGGCTGCACTGAAACTCACGCGCAAAGCCACAGGAAGGCATGAGGTCGTTGCAGCCACAGGCAGCTTCCACGGCAGGACTCTGGGTGCTCTCGGACTGACATACAAGCAGAACTACAGGGAGCCCTTCAGGCCACTCAGCGAGGCCACATTTGTGCCATACAACGACACTGAGGCCCTGAAATCAGCTGTCACAAAAGAGACTGCCGCGGTCATACTCGAGCCGGTCCAGGGCGAGGCTGGGGTCTATCCAGCATCGAATGAGTACCTCCGGGCTGCCAGGGAGATATGCGATGACAGAGGAGCTCTCCTGATCTTCGATGAGGTACAGACCGGATTCGGAAGAACAGGAAGATGGTTTGCGAAGGAGCACAGCGGCGTGATGCCCGATATCATGACCCTGGCGAAGGCGATCGCAGGCGGGCTTCCCATGGGCGCGATGCTCTCCACTGAGAACGTCTCCGGCTGCTTCCAGCGTGGTGATCACGCATCCACCTTCGGTGGCGGGCCCCTGGTATGCGCAGCAGCACTGGCGTCGATATCTGCAATAAGGGATGAGAATCTTGTAAGGAGATCCGAGGAGATGGGCTCTTATCTCAGGAGAGAGCTGAGCAGGCTGCCCGTCAGTGTCCGCGGAGTTGGGCTGATGGTCGGTGTGGACATAGCGAAAGACGCAAGATCTGTTGTGGATGCTGCCCGCGAGAGAGGGGTGCTGCTGAACAGCACAGGCGAGCACACGCTACGTCTGGTGCCACCTCTTGTTGTGACAAAAGATGAGATAGATCGCGTGGTGAATGTCATTGGAGAGACGCTCTAG
- a CDS encoding MBL fold metallo-hydrolase, which yields MVEVHKVSGAAYDGNAYLVMAERPVLIDAGMFSEPTIRNIRRFMDPEELEMIILTHCHHDHSAAAPAIKERTGAKILLSKEEIGLVGDDLATVAYLFGDTAPEFEVDMPMEDGMVLDLGDMRLEVIHTPGHSPGSVCLYERRDGILFSGDTVFPDGNIGRTDLFGGSTEDLVRSIERLLELDVTCMYPGHMGITCNNVRAQIRESLRFARRFL from the coding sequence ATGGTCGAGGTGCATAAGGTTAGCGGTGCGGCCTACGACGGCAATGCTTACCTGGTCATGGCCGAGCGGCCGGTCCTGATCGATGCGGGGATGTTCTCGGAGCCCACAATCAGAAATATCAGAAGGTTCATGGATCCTGAGGAGCTCGAGATGATCATTCTCACACACTGCCATCACGATCACTCTGCTGCGGCGCCTGCAATAAAGGAGAGAACTGGCGCAAAGATACTTCTGTCGAAAGAGGAGATAGGCCTGGTGGGTGATGATCTGGCGACAGTGGCATACCTTTTCGGAGATACCGCGCCGGAGTTTGAGGTGGATATGCCCATGGAAGATGGTATGGTTCTCGATCTCGGAGATATGAGGCTTGAGGTGATACACACGCCGGGACACTCCCCGGGGAGCGTGTGCCTCTATGAGCGGCGTGATGGCATCCTCTTCTCAGGAGATACTGTATTTCCGGACGGAAATATAGGAAGGACGGATCTGTTCGGAGGTTCCACAGAGGATCTCGTGAGATCCATAGAGAGATTGCTGGAGCTGGATGTGACCTGCATGTACCCGGGGCACATGGGGATAACGTGCAATAATGTCAGGGCGCAGATTAGAGAGAGCCTGAGGTTTGCGAGGAGGTTCCTATGA
- the thiC gene encoding phosphomethylpyrimidine synthase ThiC, with translation MEDAKKGKIPDALRRAAETEGVDPEALRRLLAAGRVVVPMNARRAREMAVGIGELLCTKVNVNVGTSPSLSNLREEVEKALAAVNAGADTIMDLSTGGDLDEIRRAILREVDVPVGTVPIYQAAVEEKLTSQGMFDALEQHARDGVDFVTVHVGVNKESIRRLRRDPRLMGVVSRGGSLTIKYITETGEENPYYEEFDYLLEIAKEYDLTLSLGDGLRPGCIEDASDRAKYMEFIMLGEMVTQAREAGVQTIVEGPGHVPADEIETSVRAMKHLTDGAPLYLLGPIVTDVAPGYDHITAAMGGLIAGMAGADFLCATTPSEHLDLPSLEDIVEGTVVTKIAAHAADLTKPGVRERARAWDRRMADARARLDWEAQFREAIDPTRARRIRHRRGIDVETCTMCSDLCAIRIAREAMKHERPDES, from the coding sequence ATGGAAGACGCAAAAAAGGGAAAAATACCCGATGCGCTCAGGAGGGCCGCCGAGACTGAGGGGGTGGATCCTGAGGCGCTCAGGAGGCTCCTGGCAGCAGGGCGGGTGGTGGTTCCCATGAACGCCCGTCGCGCCAGAGAGATGGCAGTGGGCATAGGGGAGCTTCTGTGCACAAAGGTCAACGTCAACGTCGGCACATCCCCGTCGCTCTCAAACCTCAGAGAGGAGGTTGAGAAGGCGCTGGCTGCTGTGAATGCCGGAGCTGATACGATCATGGATCTCTCAACTGGTGGGGATCTCGATGAGATCCGGAGAGCGATCCTCAGGGAGGTGGATGTTCCGGTTGGAACCGTCCCGATATACCAGGCGGCTGTTGAGGAGAAACTCACGTCACAGGGCATGTTCGACGCTCTGGAGCAACATGCAAGAGATGGTGTGGATTTTGTAACGGTCCATGTGGGAGTTAACAAAGAGTCTATAAGGCGCCTGAGAAGGGATCCTAGGCTCATGGGCGTGGTCTCACGTGGTGGCTCTCTGACAATTAAGTACATCACCGAGACGGGAGAGGAGAACCCGTACTACGAGGAGTTCGATTACCTGCTTGAGATCGCGAAGGAGTACGACCTGACCCTGAGCCTGGGCGATGGTCTCAGGCCAGGTTGCATAGAGGATGCGAGCGACCGGGCGAAGTACATGGAGTTCATAATGCTGGGGGAGATGGTCACACAGGCAAGAGAGGCGGGCGTTCAGACCATTGTGGAGGGGCCGGGCCATGTGCCCGCGGATGAGATTGAGACCAGTGTGCGCGCGATGAAACACCTGACCGACGGCGCCCCTCTCTATCTGCTGGGTCCCATTGTCACGGACGTGGCTCCCGGATACGACCACATCACTGCTGCTATGGGCGGGCTGATCGCCGGTATGGCAGGTGCTGACTTCCTCTGTGCAACCACGCCAAGCGAGCACCTCGATCTCCCCAGTTTAGAGGATATTGTCGAGGGGACTGTGGTGACGAAGATCGCAGCACATGCAGCCGATCTCACAAAGCCCGGCGTCAGGGAGCGCGCCAGGGCATGGGACAGGAGGATGGCAGATGCCAGGGCGAGGCTCGACTGGGAGGCGCAGTTCAGAGAGGCGATAGATCCCACAAGAGCGAGAAGGATCCGCCACAGAAGGGGAATCGATGTGGAGACCTGCACGATGTGCAGCGACCTCTGTGCGATAAGGATTGCGAGAGAGGCCATGAAGCATGAGCGCCCGGACGAATCTTGA
- a CDS encoding DNA double-strand break repair nuclease NurA, whose amino-acid sequence MSARTNLERAAESLMRYLSVVPEDLMRHTGIGEKDFVPVEPQPFEGRIFAVDGSNIEVYDLSVVKANRIRAGYVVYRGRRRERTVVTYDDLFVADRRAYVDWFREPLERLNIDIDLSGLRGSELERLSTYFRELQEYVALDAALSEAEEGDLLLYDGGFVIWKDRPFGRIVAEIIKRASERGVDLLGVSKSSSMSWGEISMPLVYHLSRLGKSLLPGRAWYVDLSGKNVHPDPQEERWQGSIYMVLFHPTGDRAFRVDIPSYMQGHAASALSKAAAFSGSSESPGYPHALFRAHHDLKLSSHDGEMSRFRVMDAMAARCHVSMRELRSAMDYHEILEIAG is encoded by the coding sequence ATGAGCGCCCGGACGAATCTTGAGAGGGCGGCGGAATCTCTTATGAGATATCTCAGTGTGGTACCTGAGGATCTCATGCGCCATACCGGGATTGGGGAGAAAGACTTCGTGCCAGTGGAGCCGCAGCCGTTTGAGGGAAGGATCTTCGCAGTCGACGGCTCCAACATCGAGGTCTATGATCTCTCAGTGGTCAAGGCGAACCGCATCCGTGCAGGGTATGTGGTTTACAGGGGCAGGAGGCGGGAGAGGACTGTGGTGACCTATGATGATCTCTTCGTTGCTGACAGGCGGGCCTACGTGGATTGGTTCAGGGAGCCGCTGGAGAGGCTCAACATTGATATCGATCTGAGCGGCCTCCGCGGGAGCGAGCTCGAGAGGCTCTCAACATACTTCAGAGAGCTGCAGGAGTACGTGGCCCTCGATGCAGCGCTTTCCGAAGCTGAGGAGGGTGATCTGCTTCTTTACGACGGCGGCTTTGTGATATGGAAGGATCGCCCCTTCGGGAGGATCGTGGCTGAGATCATAAAGAGAGCATCTGAGCGCGGCGTGGATCTGCTGGGCGTGAGCAAGTCCAGCAGCATGTCATGGGGAGAGATCTCGATGCCCCTGGTGTATCATCTCTCAAGGCTCGGGAAGAGCCTGCTGCCCGGAAGGGCGTGGTACGTCGATCTCAGCGGAAAGAATGTCCATCCGGATCCTCAGGAGGAGCGCTGGCAGGGCAGCATCTACATGGTGCTGTTCCATCCGACGGGAGATCGGGCATTCAGGGTGGACATCCCTTCTTACATGCAGGGGCATGCTGCCTCTGCTTTGTCAAAAGCAGCCGCGTTCTCCGGATCCTCTGAGTCTCCCGGGTATCCGCATGCCCTCTTCAGGGCCCACCACGACCTGAAGCTCTCCTCTCACGATGGTGAGATGAGCAGATTCAGAGTGATGGACGCGATGGCAGCGCGTTGCCATGTGAGCATGAGGGAGCTCAGAAGCGCGATGGATTACCACGAGATCCTGGAGATCGCCGGATAG
- a CDS encoding TraB/GumN family protein — protein sequence MADITEGTEGSVTDARNEIVIIGTAHVSEKSVAEVREAIEQTRPDIVAVELCQRRYLALTGQERDEDIKISELLSGGKIYLVLVQWLLAYLQRQIGSEMGVKPGSEMLAAIEAAREVNARVALVDRDISITIQRFWSAMGIWEKMKMLWSLVVAALGFGKEDLDVDSVTDSDVVSQLMAEFRKIAPSAARALVDERDAYIARNLYELSRYGRVLAVVGAGHREGIMRYLSDPSRIPDTRIFDAPPEKGFSMGKAFGIIVTLLIIATFVYILIAGYSSGVVLLAFGIWFLVTGGLAALGVVAARGHPLSILTAFMIAWMTTLNPLVAAGWFAGMVEAWKRKPTMGDVKRLASAESMGEMMENRFFRVVLVAALANLGATLGTFLGIYIIWHRMGLIDPHAILGHII from the coding sequence ATGGCAGATATCACGGAAGGCACGGAAGGATCAGTAACTGATGCAAGGAACGAGATAGTGATCATAGGCACCGCACACGTATCAGAGAAGAGCGTCGCCGAGGTGAGAGAGGCCATAGAGCAGACCAGGCCGGATATCGTGGCTGTCGAGCTGTGCCAGAGGCGCTACCTTGCCCTGACAGGCCAGGAGAGGGATGAGGATATAAAAATAAGCGAGCTTCTGAGCGGCGGAAAGATCTATCTGGTTCTGGTCCAGTGGCTGCTCGCATACCTGCAGAGGCAGATAGGCTCTGAGATGGGCGTGAAGCCAGGATCCGAGATGCTCGCAGCCATAGAGGCTGCCAGGGAGGTCAACGCGAGGGTCGCCCTTGTCGACAGGGACATCAGCATAACGATCCAGCGGTTCTGGTCGGCGATGGGCATATGGGAGAAGATGAAGATGCTCTGGAGCCTCGTCGTGGCAGCCCTCGGCTTCGGCAAGGAGGATCTCGATGTTGACAGCGTCACCGATTCAGATGTGGTATCCCAGCTCATGGCGGAGTTCAGGAAGATCGCGCCATCCGCTGCCAGGGCGCTGGTTGACGAGCGGGATGCATACATAGCCAGGAACCTGTACGAGCTGTCCAGATACGGGAGGGTCCTCGCGGTCGTGGGCGCCGGCCATCGCGAGGGCATAATGCGCTACCTCTCAGATCCCTCAAGAATTCCAGACACCCGGATCTTCGACGCGCCTCCTGAGAAGGGGTTCAGCATGGGCAAGGCGTTTGGCATCATCGTCACACTCCTGATCATCGCCACGTTTGTTTACATCCTGATAGCGGGATACTCGAGCGGCGTGGTGCTTCTCGCATTTGGCATATGGTTCCTGGTGACCGGTGGCCTTGCAGCGCTGGGCGTCGTGGCTGCAAGAGGTCATCCGTTGTCGATCCTCACTGCATTCATGATAGCCTGGATGACCACACTGAATCCGCTGGTCGCTGCAGGATGGTTCGCCGGAATGGTCGAAGCCTGGAAGAGGAAGCCGACGATGGGGGATGTGAAACGCCTGGCAAGCGCTGAGAGCATGGGTGAGATGATGGAGAACCGGTTCTTCAGGGTCGTGCTCGTGGCCGCCCTTGCGAACCTCGGCGCAACCCTGGGAACATTTCTCGGAATATACATAATATGGCACCGGATGGGGCTGATCGATCCGCATGCAATTCTGGGTCATATAATATGA